TTAAACAAATTCCAGAGCTAAGAGGGAATCGCAAGCCCTCAAATACTAATATAGACGGTTCACATCTATTATACATTCCTTTGAAGCCCGAATTAGCGATCAATTTAAAGCCCTGAAATATTAGAGTTTCTGTAATGTTCTTGACACTTGCCATCGCCATCCAGTAGATAGCGGCGCTCCGCCTAGAGTGAAAATCATTCAGTGTGGCGGATATGTTAGCAAAAACGACTACTTATTCGCGAGTGTGAATCAAGGTCGGGCAAGGTAAGGACGAGATATGCCAACCATCAATCAGTTGGTGCGCAAAGGGCGCAAGAAAAAAGCTGTTAAAAACAAGGTACCTGCAATGCAGGCATGCCCGCAAAAGCGTGGTGTGTGCGTACGTGTTTACACTTCAACTCCAAAGAAGCCGAACTCTGCGCTTCGTAAAGTTGCCCGTGTACGTTTGACTAATGGTTTTGAAGTAACAAGCTACATCCCAGGTGTAGGCCACAATCTTCAGGAACACTCAGTGGTTCTGATTCGTGGTGGTCGTGTTAAAGATCTTCCCGGTGTGCGTTACCACATTGTTCGCGGAACCCTCGATACCGTTGGTGTTGATGGGCGTCGCCAAGGTCGAAGTAAATACGGAGCCAAGCGTCCTAGCTAAGGACGTTTGAAGCGAGAGGATACGAGATGCCACGTCGTCGCGAAGTACCGAAACGAAAAATTCTTCCAGATCCCAAGTTCGGAGATCGTGTTGTTGCCAAGTTCACTAATGCAGTGATGGAAGGCGGCAAGAAGAGTATTGCAGAACGAATTGTATATGATGCCTTCGACCTTATCGGTCAAAGAGGCACAGGCGAAGAGCCATTGCGCATCTTCAAGAAAGCCCTGGATAACGTAAAGCCAATGGTTGAGGTTAAGAGCCGACGCGTAGGTGGTGCAACGTATCAGGTGCCGGTTGAAGTTCGTGCAGACCGCCGTGCAGCCCTAGCGATGCGTTGGCTTATCAACTCAGCGCGAGCGCGTTCGGAACGTGTTATGGCTGAGCGCTTAGCAGGAGAAATTCTCGATGCATCACAGAATCGTGGTGCAGCTGCTAAGAAGCGTGAAGACACGCACAAGATGGCAGAAGCCAACAAGGCTTTTGCTCACTACCGCTGGTAATTCTTCGGTCGTAATAAAGGCGAGGCCCGTTCCTCGCCGTTTGTTTGCTCTTTGATAGTTGAATCGTGGTTATGTTTAGAACCGCGGCACGCGTTGCAATATTCGTAATTTTTCGAATGCAACGGGCCT
This genomic window from Deltaproteobacteria bacterium contains:
- a CDS encoding 30S ribosomal protein S12; translated protein: MPTINQLVRKGRKKKAVKNKVPAMQACPQKRGVCVRVYTSTPKKPNSALRKVARVRLTNGFEVTSYIPGVGHNLQEHSVVLIRGGRVKDLPGVRYHIVRGTLDTVGVDGRRQGRSKYGAKRPS
- the rpsG gene encoding 30S ribosomal protein S7, which translates into the protein MPRRREVPKRKILPDPKFGDRVVAKFTNAVMEGGKKSIAERIVYDAFDLIGQRGTGEEPLRIFKKALDNVKPMVEVKSRRVGGATYQVPVEVRADRRAALAMRWLINSARARSERVMAERLAGEILDASQNRGAAAKKREDTHKMAEANKAFAHYRW